The following coding sequences are from one Kogia breviceps isolate mKogBre1 chromosome X, mKogBre1 haplotype 1, whole genome shotgun sequence window:
- the TBC1D25 gene encoding TBC1 domain family member 25 isoform X5, translating into MLQTLKCESFLPPEFRSFAVDPQITSLDVLQHILIRAFDLNGKKNFGISYLGRDRLGQEANLSLLSDWDLSTAFATASKPYLQLRVDIRPTEDSPLLEDWDIISPKDVIGSDVLLAEKRSSLTTAALPFTQSILSQVGRTLSKVQQVLSWSYGEDVKPFKPPLSDAEFHTYLNHEGQLSRPEELRLRIYHGGVEPSLRKVVWRYLLNVYPDGLTGRERMDYMKRKSREYEQLKSEWAQRASPEDLEFIRSTVLKDVLRTDRAHPYFAGPEDGPHLRALHDLLTTYAVTHPQVSYCQGMSDLASPILAVMDHEGHAFVCFCGIMKRLAANFHPDGRAMATKFAHLKLLLRHADPAFYQYLQEAGADDLFFCYRWLLLELKREFAFDDALRMLEVTWSSLPPDPPEHEVELVGPPSLVADTGFGGHRGRPVRQRHMLRPAGGGGGAFEDAVDHLAATSQGPGGGGRLLRQASLDDLQQLRDNTGPRRDLLVQLPHPAALISSKSLSEPLLNSSDPLLSSSSHPDSPSSSSPPSTQDASPTGDVAAGSPLMPEVGSPQDPGKSLPPPPPLGLPPPQEFGRGNPFMLFLCLAILLEHRDHIMRNGLDYNELAMHFDRLVRKHHLGRVLRRAKALFADYLQSEVWDSEEGAEATAPS; encoded by the exons ATGCTTCAGACACTG AAATGTGAGAGCTTCTTGCCACCTGAGTTTCGCTCTTTTGCTGTGGACCCCCAGATCACCTCACTCGATGTGTTACAGCACATCCTCATCCGAGCCTTTGACTTGAACGG GAAGAAGAATTTTGGTATCAGTTACCTGGGCCGGGATCGGCTGGGGCAGGAAGCTAATCTCTCACTTCTGTCTGACTGGGACCTCAGCACAGCCTTCGCCACTGCCTCCAAACCTTACCTGCAGCTGCGTGTAGATATTCGGCCCACTGAGGATA GCCCACTGCTGGAAGACTGGGACATAATCAGCCCCAAGGATGTCATTGGCTCTGACGTGCTGCTGGCTGAGAAGCGGTCATCGCTGACGACAGCTGCCCTGCCCTTCACACAGTCCATCCTCTCTCAG GTGGGCCGCACCTTGTCCAAGGTCCAGCAGGTGCTGAGTTGGTCATATGGGGAAGACGTCAAGCCCTTCAAGCCTCCCCTGAGTGATGCGGAGTTTCACACATACCTGAACCACGAGGGCCAGCTCTCGCGCCCCGAGGAGTTGCGCCTGCGGATCTACCATGGTGGTGTTGAGCCCTCCCTGCGAAAG GTGGTGTGGAGGTACCTTCTGAACGTGTACCCAGATGGGCTGACAGGCCGCGAGCGGATGGACTACATGAAACGCAAAAGCCGCGAGTATGAGCAGCTCAAGAGCGAGTGGGCCCAGCGAGCAAGCCCCGAGGACCTGGAGTTCATCCGCAGCACGGTGCTCAAGGACGTGCTGCGTACCGACCGGGCCCACCCCTACTTCGCGGGGCCCGAGGACGGCCCACACCTGCGGGCTCTGCACGACCTGCTCACCACTTACGCTGTTACTCACCCACAGGTGTCCTACTGCCAGGGCATGAGCGACCTGGCCTCGCCCATCCTTGCCGTCATGGACCATGAGGGCCATGCCTTCGTCTGCTTTTGTGGTATCATGAAGCGCCTGGCTGCAAACTTCCACCCTGATGGCCGCGCCATGGCCACCAAGTTTGCTCACCTCAAGCTGCTGCTGCGACACGCCGACCCTGCCTTCTACCAGTACTTGCAGGAAGCCGGTGCTGACGACCTCTTCTTCTGTTACCGCTGGCTGCTGCTCGAGCTCAAGCGCGAGTTCGCCTTTGATGATGCTCTCCGCATGCTGGAGGTCACCTGGAGCTCGCTGCCCCCCGACCCTCCTGAGCATGAGGTAGAGCTCGTGGGCCCCCCCAGCCTGGTTGCGGACACTGGCTTTGGGGGCCACAGGGGACGGCCCGTGCGGCAGAGGCACATGCTGAGGCCCGCCGGTGGAGGAGGTGGTGCTTTTGAAGATGCTGTTGACCACTTGGCAGCCACCAGCCAGGGGCCtggtggcggggggcgtctcctGAGACAGGCCAGTCTGGATGACCTCCAGCAACTCAGGGATAACACAGGCCCCAGGAGGGACCTCCTGGTCCAGCTGCCCCACCCAGCTGCCCTCATCAGCTCCAAGTCTCTCTCTGAGCCCTTGCTGAACTCCTCAGACCCactgctttcctcctcttcccaccctGATTCCCCATCGTCTTCATCTCCGCCATCCACCCAGGACGCCTCACCCACTGGTGACGTGGCTGCAGGATCCCCCTTGATGCCAGAGGTGGGCTCCCCACAAGACCCTGGGAAGtccctgccacccccacccccactgggcctgcccccaccccaggagtTTGGCCGAGGGAACCCATTCATGCTCTTCCTGTGCCTCGCCATCCTGCTGGAGCACCGTGACCACATCATGCGCAACGGGCTGGATTACAATGAGCTGGCCATGCACTTTGACCGCCTCGTGCGAAAACACCAC
- the TBC1D25 gene encoding TBC1 domain family member 25 isoform X3, translating to MLQTLKCESFLPPEFRSFAVDPQITSLDVLQHILIRAFDLNGKKNFGISYLGRDRLGQEANLSLLSDWDLSTAFATASKPYLQLRVDIRPTEDNGPVPLSGKKSVSVTSTVGRLPSLDHQPICDMNPLSVICIAGPLLEDWDIISPKDVIGSDVLLAEKRSSLTTAALPFTQSILSQVGRTLSKVQQVLSWSYGEDVKPFKPPLSDAEFHTYLNHEGQLSRPEELRLRIYHGGVEPSLRKVVWRYLLNVYPDGLTGRERMDYMKRKSREYEQLKSEWAQRASPEDLEFIRSTVLKDVLRTDRAHPYFAGPEDGPHLRALHDLLTTYAVTHPQVSYCQGMSDLASPILAVMDHEGHAFVCFCGIMKRLAANFHPDGRAMATKFAHLKLLLRHADPAFYQYLQEAGADDLFFCYRWLLLELKREFAFDDALRMLEVTWSSLPPDPPEHEVELVGPPSLVADTGFGGHRGRPVRQRHMLRPAGGGGGAFEDAVDHLAATSQGPGGGGRLLRQASLDDLQQLRDNTGPRRDLLVQLPHPAALISSKSLSEPLLNSSDPLLSSSSHPDSPSSSSPPSTQDASPTGDVAAGSPLMPEVGSPQDPGKSLPPPPPLGLPPPQEFGRGNPFMLFLCLAILLEHRDHIMRNGLDYNELAMHFDRLVRKHHLGRVLRRAKALFADYLQSEVWDSEEGAEATAPS from the exons ATGCTTCAGACACTG AAATGTGAGAGCTTCTTGCCACCTGAGTTTCGCTCTTTTGCTGTGGACCCCCAGATCACCTCACTCGATGTGTTACAGCACATCCTCATCCGAGCCTTTGACTTGAACGG GAAGAAGAATTTTGGTATCAGTTACCTGGGCCGGGATCGGCTGGGGCAGGAAGCTAATCTCTCACTTCTGTCTGACTGGGACCTCAGCACAGCCTTCGCCACTGCCTCCAAACCTTACCTGCAGCTGCGTGTAGATATTCGGCCCACTGAGGATA ATGGCCCAGTCCCTCTTTCAGGGAAGAAGTCAGTTTCTGTCACCTCTACAGTTGGAAGATTACCAAGCCTAGACCATCAGCCAATCTGTGATATGAATCCTCTTTCTGTCATATGTATTGCAG GCCCACTGCTGGAAGACTGGGACATAATCAGCCCCAAGGATGTCATTGGCTCTGACGTGCTGCTGGCTGAGAAGCGGTCATCGCTGACGACAGCTGCCCTGCCCTTCACACAGTCCATCCTCTCTCAG GTGGGCCGCACCTTGTCCAAGGTCCAGCAGGTGCTGAGTTGGTCATATGGGGAAGACGTCAAGCCCTTCAAGCCTCCCCTGAGTGATGCGGAGTTTCACACATACCTGAACCACGAGGGCCAGCTCTCGCGCCCCGAGGAGTTGCGCCTGCGGATCTACCATGGTGGTGTTGAGCCCTCCCTGCGAAAG GTGGTGTGGAGGTACCTTCTGAACGTGTACCCAGATGGGCTGACAGGCCGCGAGCGGATGGACTACATGAAACGCAAAAGCCGCGAGTATGAGCAGCTCAAGAGCGAGTGGGCCCAGCGAGCAAGCCCCGAGGACCTGGAGTTCATCCGCAGCACGGTGCTCAAGGACGTGCTGCGTACCGACCGGGCCCACCCCTACTTCGCGGGGCCCGAGGACGGCCCACACCTGCGGGCTCTGCACGACCTGCTCACCACTTACGCTGTTACTCACCCACAGGTGTCCTACTGCCAGGGCATGAGCGACCTGGCCTCGCCCATCCTTGCCGTCATGGACCATGAGGGCCATGCCTTCGTCTGCTTTTGTGGTATCATGAAGCGCCTGGCTGCAAACTTCCACCCTGATGGCCGCGCCATGGCCACCAAGTTTGCTCACCTCAAGCTGCTGCTGCGACACGCCGACCCTGCCTTCTACCAGTACTTGCAGGAAGCCGGTGCTGACGACCTCTTCTTCTGTTACCGCTGGCTGCTGCTCGAGCTCAAGCGCGAGTTCGCCTTTGATGATGCTCTCCGCATGCTGGAGGTCACCTGGAGCTCGCTGCCCCCCGACCCTCCTGAGCATGAGGTAGAGCTCGTGGGCCCCCCCAGCCTGGTTGCGGACACTGGCTTTGGGGGCCACAGGGGACGGCCCGTGCGGCAGAGGCACATGCTGAGGCCCGCCGGTGGAGGAGGTGGTGCTTTTGAAGATGCTGTTGACCACTTGGCAGCCACCAGCCAGGGGCCtggtggcggggggcgtctcctGAGACAGGCCAGTCTGGATGACCTCCAGCAACTCAGGGATAACACAGGCCCCAGGAGGGACCTCCTGGTCCAGCTGCCCCACCCAGCTGCCCTCATCAGCTCCAAGTCTCTCTCTGAGCCCTTGCTGAACTCCTCAGACCCactgctttcctcctcttcccaccctGATTCCCCATCGTCTTCATCTCCGCCATCCACCCAGGACGCCTCACCCACTGGTGACGTGGCTGCAGGATCCCCCTTGATGCCAGAGGTGGGCTCCCCACAAGACCCTGGGAAGtccctgccacccccacccccactgggcctgcccccaccccaggagtTTGGCCGAGGGAACCCATTCATGCTCTTCCTGTGCCTCGCCATCCTGCTGGAGCACCGTGACCACATCATGCGCAACGGGCTGGATTACAATGAGCTGGCCATGCACTTTGACCGCCTCGTGCGAAAACACCAC
- the TBC1D25 gene encoding TBC1 domain family member 25 isoform X2 — MATASGSSDLGGSGAPPPGGGAQAAAEEEEREVVRVRVKKCESFLPPEFRSFAVDPQITSLDVLQHILIRAFDLNGKKNFGISYLGRDRLGQEANLSLLSDWDLSTAFATASKPYLQLRVDIRPTEDRKKSVSVTSTVGRLPSLDHQPICDMNPLSVICIAGPLLEDWDIISPKDVIGSDVLLAEKRSSLTTAALPFTQSILSQVGRTLSKVQQVLSWSYGEDVKPFKPPLSDAEFHTYLNHEGQLSRPEELRLRIYHGGVEPSLRKVVWRYLLNVYPDGLTGRERMDYMKRKSREYEQLKSEWAQRASPEDLEFIRSTVLKDVLRTDRAHPYFAGPEDGPHLRALHDLLTTYAVTHPQVSYCQGMSDLASPILAVMDHEGHAFVCFCGIMKRLAANFHPDGRAMATKFAHLKLLLRHADPAFYQYLQEAGADDLFFCYRWLLLELKREFAFDDALRMLEVTWSSLPPDPPEHEVELVGPPSLVADTGFGGHRGRPVRQRHMLRPAGGGGGAFEDAVDHLAATSQGPGGGGRLLRQASLDDLQQLRDNTGPRRDLLVQLPHPAALISSKSLSEPLLNSSDPLLSSSSHPDSPSSSSPPSTQDASPTGDVAAGSPLMPEVGSPQDPGKSLPPPPPLGLPPPQEFGRGNPFMLFLCLAILLEHRDHIMRNGLDYNELAMHFDRLVRKHHLGRVLRRAKALFADYLQSEVWDSEEGAEATAPS, encoded by the exons ATGGCGACGGCCTCTGGATCCTCGGACTTGGGCGGCTCCGGAGCGCCCCCGCCTGGTGGGGGAGCCCAAGCGGCAGCTGAGGAGGAAGAGCGAGAGGTGGTGCGGGTCCGAGTCAAG AAATGTGAGAGCTTCTTGCCACCTGAGTTTCGCTCTTTTGCTGTGGACCCCCAGATCACCTCACTCGATGTGTTACAGCACATCCTCATCCGAGCCTTTGACTTGAACGG GAAGAAGAATTTTGGTATCAGTTACCTGGGCCGGGATCGGCTGGGGCAGGAAGCTAATCTCTCACTTCTGTCTGACTGGGACCTCAGCACAGCCTTCGCCACTGCCTCCAAACCTTACCTGCAGCTGCGTGTAGATATTCGGCCCACTGAGGATA GGAAGAAGTCAGTTTCTGTCACCTCTACAGTTGGAAGATTACCAAGCCTAGACCATCAGCCAATCTGTGATATGAATCCTCTTTCTGTCATATGTATTGCAG GCCCACTGCTGGAAGACTGGGACATAATCAGCCCCAAGGATGTCATTGGCTCTGACGTGCTGCTGGCTGAGAAGCGGTCATCGCTGACGACAGCTGCCCTGCCCTTCACACAGTCCATCCTCTCTCAG GTGGGCCGCACCTTGTCCAAGGTCCAGCAGGTGCTGAGTTGGTCATATGGGGAAGACGTCAAGCCCTTCAAGCCTCCCCTGAGTGATGCGGAGTTTCACACATACCTGAACCACGAGGGCCAGCTCTCGCGCCCCGAGGAGTTGCGCCTGCGGATCTACCATGGTGGTGTTGAGCCCTCCCTGCGAAAG GTGGTGTGGAGGTACCTTCTGAACGTGTACCCAGATGGGCTGACAGGCCGCGAGCGGATGGACTACATGAAACGCAAAAGCCGCGAGTATGAGCAGCTCAAGAGCGAGTGGGCCCAGCGAGCAAGCCCCGAGGACCTGGAGTTCATCCGCAGCACGGTGCTCAAGGACGTGCTGCGTACCGACCGGGCCCACCCCTACTTCGCGGGGCCCGAGGACGGCCCACACCTGCGGGCTCTGCACGACCTGCTCACCACTTACGCTGTTACTCACCCACAGGTGTCCTACTGCCAGGGCATGAGCGACCTGGCCTCGCCCATCCTTGCCGTCATGGACCATGAGGGCCATGCCTTCGTCTGCTTTTGTGGTATCATGAAGCGCCTGGCTGCAAACTTCCACCCTGATGGCCGCGCCATGGCCACCAAGTTTGCTCACCTCAAGCTGCTGCTGCGACACGCCGACCCTGCCTTCTACCAGTACTTGCAGGAAGCCGGTGCTGACGACCTCTTCTTCTGTTACCGCTGGCTGCTGCTCGAGCTCAAGCGCGAGTTCGCCTTTGATGATGCTCTCCGCATGCTGGAGGTCACCTGGAGCTCGCTGCCCCCCGACCCTCCTGAGCATGAGGTAGAGCTCGTGGGCCCCCCCAGCCTGGTTGCGGACACTGGCTTTGGGGGCCACAGGGGACGGCCCGTGCGGCAGAGGCACATGCTGAGGCCCGCCGGTGGAGGAGGTGGTGCTTTTGAAGATGCTGTTGACCACTTGGCAGCCACCAGCCAGGGGCCtggtggcggggggcgtctcctGAGACAGGCCAGTCTGGATGACCTCCAGCAACTCAGGGATAACACAGGCCCCAGGAGGGACCTCCTGGTCCAGCTGCCCCACCCAGCTGCCCTCATCAGCTCCAAGTCTCTCTCTGAGCCCTTGCTGAACTCCTCAGACCCactgctttcctcctcttcccaccctGATTCCCCATCGTCTTCATCTCCGCCATCCACCCAGGACGCCTCACCCACTGGTGACGTGGCTGCAGGATCCCCCTTGATGCCAGAGGTGGGCTCCCCACAAGACCCTGGGAAGtccctgccacccccacccccactgggcctgcccccaccccaggagtTTGGCCGAGGGAACCCATTCATGCTCTTCCTGTGCCTCGCCATCCTGCTGGAGCACCGTGACCACATCATGCGCAACGGGCTGGATTACAATGAGCTGGCCATGCACTTTGACCGCCTCGTGCGAAAACACCAC
- the TBC1D25 gene encoding TBC1 domain family member 25 isoform X4 yields the protein MATASGSSDLGGSGAPPPGGGAQAAAEEEEREVVRVRVKKCESFLPPEFRSFAVDPQITSLDVLQHILIRAFDLNGKKNFGISYLGRDRLGQEANLSLLSDWDLSTAFATASKPYLQLRVDIRPTEDSPLLEDWDIISPKDVIGSDVLLAEKRSSLTTAALPFTQSILSQVGRTLSKVQQVLSWSYGEDVKPFKPPLSDAEFHTYLNHEGQLSRPEELRLRIYHGGVEPSLRKVVWRYLLNVYPDGLTGRERMDYMKRKSREYEQLKSEWAQRASPEDLEFIRSTVLKDVLRTDRAHPYFAGPEDGPHLRALHDLLTTYAVTHPQVSYCQGMSDLASPILAVMDHEGHAFVCFCGIMKRLAANFHPDGRAMATKFAHLKLLLRHADPAFYQYLQEAGADDLFFCYRWLLLELKREFAFDDALRMLEVTWSSLPPDPPEHEVELVGPPSLVADTGFGGHRGRPVRQRHMLRPAGGGGGAFEDAVDHLAATSQGPGGGGRLLRQASLDDLQQLRDNTGPRRDLLVQLPHPAALISSKSLSEPLLNSSDPLLSSSSHPDSPSSSSPPSTQDASPTGDVAAGSPLMPEVGSPQDPGKSLPPPPPLGLPPPQEFGRGNPFMLFLCLAILLEHRDHIMRNGLDYNELAMHFDRLVRKHHLGRVLRRAKALFADYLQSEVWDSEEGAEATAPS from the exons ATGGCGACGGCCTCTGGATCCTCGGACTTGGGCGGCTCCGGAGCGCCCCCGCCTGGTGGGGGAGCCCAAGCGGCAGCTGAGGAGGAAGAGCGAGAGGTGGTGCGGGTCCGAGTCAAG AAATGTGAGAGCTTCTTGCCACCTGAGTTTCGCTCTTTTGCTGTGGACCCCCAGATCACCTCACTCGATGTGTTACAGCACATCCTCATCCGAGCCTTTGACTTGAACGG GAAGAAGAATTTTGGTATCAGTTACCTGGGCCGGGATCGGCTGGGGCAGGAAGCTAATCTCTCACTTCTGTCTGACTGGGACCTCAGCACAGCCTTCGCCACTGCCTCCAAACCTTACCTGCAGCTGCGTGTAGATATTCGGCCCACTGAGGATA GCCCACTGCTGGAAGACTGGGACATAATCAGCCCCAAGGATGTCATTGGCTCTGACGTGCTGCTGGCTGAGAAGCGGTCATCGCTGACGACAGCTGCCCTGCCCTTCACACAGTCCATCCTCTCTCAG GTGGGCCGCACCTTGTCCAAGGTCCAGCAGGTGCTGAGTTGGTCATATGGGGAAGACGTCAAGCCCTTCAAGCCTCCCCTGAGTGATGCGGAGTTTCACACATACCTGAACCACGAGGGCCAGCTCTCGCGCCCCGAGGAGTTGCGCCTGCGGATCTACCATGGTGGTGTTGAGCCCTCCCTGCGAAAG GTGGTGTGGAGGTACCTTCTGAACGTGTACCCAGATGGGCTGACAGGCCGCGAGCGGATGGACTACATGAAACGCAAAAGCCGCGAGTATGAGCAGCTCAAGAGCGAGTGGGCCCAGCGAGCAAGCCCCGAGGACCTGGAGTTCATCCGCAGCACGGTGCTCAAGGACGTGCTGCGTACCGACCGGGCCCACCCCTACTTCGCGGGGCCCGAGGACGGCCCACACCTGCGGGCTCTGCACGACCTGCTCACCACTTACGCTGTTACTCACCCACAGGTGTCCTACTGCCAGGGCATGAGCGACCTGGCCTCGCCCATCCTTGCCGTCATGGACCATGAGGGCCATGCCTTCGTCTGCTTTTGTGGTATCATGAAGCGCCTGGCTGCAAACTTCCACCCTGATGGCCGCGCCATGGCCACCAAGTTTGCTCACCTCAAGCTGCTGCTGCGACACGCCGACCCTGCCTTCTACCAGTACTTGCAGGAAGCCGGTGCTGACGACCTCTTCTTCTGTTACCGCTGGCTGCTGCTCGAGCTCAAGCGCGAGTTCGCCTTTGATGATGCTCTCCGCATGCTGGAGGTCACCTGGAGCTCGCTGCCCCCCGACCCTCCTGAGCATGAGGTAGAGCTCGTGGGCCCCCCCAGCCTGGTTGCGGACACTGGCTTTGGGGGCCACAGGGGACGGCCCGTGCGGCAGAGGCACATGCTGAGGCCCGCCGGTGGAGGAGGTGGTGCTTTTGAAGATGCTGTTGACCACTTGGCAGCCACCAGCCAGGGGCCtggtggcggggggcgtctcctGAGACAGGCCAGTCTGGATGACCTCCAGCAACTCAGGGATAACACAGGCCCCAGGAGGGACCTCCTGGTCCAGCTGCCCCACCCAGCTGCCCTCATCAGCTCCAAGTCTCTCTCTGAGCCCTTGCTGAACTCCTCAGACCCactgctttcctcctcttcccaccctGATTCCCCATCGTCTTCATCTCCGCCATCCACCCAGGACGCCTCACCCACTGGTGACGTGGCTGCAGGATCCCCCTTGATGCCAGAGGTGGGCTCCCCACAAGACCCTGGGAAGtccctgccacccccacccccactgggcctgcccccaccccaggagtTTGGCCGAGGGAACCCATTCATGCTCTTCCTGTGCCTCGCCATCCTGCTGGAGCACCGTGACCACATCATGCGCAACGGGCTGGATTACAATGAGCTGGCCATGCACTTTGACCGCCTCGTGCGAAAACACCAC
- the TBC1D25 gene encoding TBC1 domain family member 25 isoform X1, with product MATASGSSDLGGSGAPPPGGGAQAAAEEEEREVVRVRVKKCESFLPPEFRSFAVDPQITSLDVLQHILIRAFDLNGKKNFGISYLGRDRLGQEANLSLLSDWDLSTAFATASKPYLQLRVDIRPTEDNGPVPLSGKKSVSVTSTVGRLPSLDHQPICDMNPLSVICIAGPLLEDWDIISPKDVIGSDVLLAEKRSSLTTAALPFTQSILSQVGRTLSKVQQVLSWSYGEDVKPFKPPLSDAEFHTYLNHEGQLSRPEELRLRIYHGGVEPSLRKVVWRYLLNVYPDGLTGRERMDYMKRKSREYEQLKSEWAQRASPEDLEFIRSTVLKDVLRTDRAHPYFAGPEDGPHLRALHDLLTTYAVTHPQVSYCQGMSDLASPILAVMDHEGHAFVCFCGIMKRLAANFHPDGRAMATKFAHLKLLLRHADPAFYQYLQEAGADDLFFCYRWLLLELKREFAFDDALRMLEVTWSSLPPDPPEHEVELVGPPSLVADTGFGGHRGRPVRQRHMLRPAGGGGGAFEDAVDHLAATSQGPGGGGRLLRQASLDDLQQLRDNTGPRRDLLVQLPHPAALISSKSLSEPLLNSSDPLLSSSSHPDSPSSSSPPSTQDASPTGDVAAGSPLMPEVGSPQDPGKSLPPPPPLGLPPPQEFGRGNPFMLFLCLAILLEHRDHIMRNGLDYNELAMHFDRLVRKHHLGRVLRRAKALFADYLQSEVWDSEEGAEATAPS from the exons ATGGCGACGGCCTCTGGATCCTCGGACTTGGGCGGCTCCGGAGCGCCCCCGCCTGGTGGGGGAGCCCAAGCGGCAGCTGAGGAGGAAGAGCGAGAGGTGGTGCGGGTCCGAGTCAAG AAATGTGAGAGCTTCTTGCCACCTGAGTTTCGCTCTTTTGCTGTGGACCCCCAGATCACCTCACTCGATGTGTTACAGCACATCCTCATCCGAGCCTTTGACTTGAACGG GAAGAAGAATTTTGGTATCAGTTACCTGGGCCGGGATCGGCTGGGGCAGGAAGCTAATCTCTCACTTCTGTCTGACTGGGACCTCAGCACAGCCTTCGCCACTGCCTCCAAACCTTACCTGCAGCTGCGTGTAGATATTCGGCCCACTGAGGATA ATGGCCCAGTCCCTCTTTCAGGGAAGAAGTCAGTTTCTGTCACCTCTACAGTTGGAAGATTACCAAGCCTAGACCATCAGCCAATCTGTGATATGAATCCTCTTTCTGTCATATGTATTGCAG GCCCACTGCTGGAAGACTGGGACATAATCAGCCCCAAGGATGTCATTGGCTCTGACGTGCTGCTGGCTGAGAAGCGGTCATCGCTGACGACAGCTGCCCTGCCCTTCACACAGTCCATCCTCTCTCAG GTGGGCCGCACCTTGTCCAAGGTCCAGCAGGTGCTGAGTTGGTCATATGGGGAAGACGTCAAGCCCTTCAAGCCTCCCCTGAGTGATGCGGAGTTTCACACATACCTGAACCACGAGGGCCAGCTCTCGCGCCCCGAGGAGTTGCGCCTGCGGATCTACCATGGTGGTGTTGAGCCCTCCCTGCGAAAG GTGGTGTGGAGGTACCTTCTGAACGTGTACCCAGATGGGCTGACAGGCCGCGAGCGGATGGACTACATGAAACGCAAAAGCCGCGAGTATGAGCAGCTCAAGAGCGAGTGGGCCCAGCGAGCAAGCCCCGAGGACCTGGAGTTCATCCGCAGCACGGTGCTCAAGGACGTGCTGCGTACCGACCGGGCCCACCCCTACTTCGCGGGGCCCGAGGACGGCCCACACCTGCGGGCTCTGCACGACCTGCTCACCACTTACGCTGTTACTCACCCACAGGTGTCCTACTGCCAGGGCATGAGCGACCTGGCCTCGCCCATCCTTGCCGTCATGGACCATGAGGGCCATGCCTTCGTCTGCTTTTGTGGTATCATGAAGCGCCTGGCTGCAAACTTCCACCCTGATGGCCGCGCCATGGCCACCAAGTTTGCTCACCTCAAGCTGCTGCTGCGACACGCCGACCCTGCCTTCTACCAGTACTTGCAGGAAGCCGGTGCTGACGACCTCTTCTTCTGTTACCGCTGGCTGCTGCTCGAGCTCAAGCGCGAGTTCGCCTTTGATGATGCTCTCCGCATGCTGGAGGTCACCTGGAGCTCGCTGCCCCCCGACCCTCCTGAGCATGAGGTAGAGCTCGTGGGCCCCCCCAGCCTGGTTGCGGACACTGGCTTTGGGGGCCACAGGGGACGGCCCGTGCGGCAGAGGCACATGCTGAGGCCCGCCGGTGGAGGAGGTGGTGCTTTTGAAGATGCTGTTGACCACTTGGCAGCCACCAGCCAGGGGCCtggtggcggggggcgtctcctGAGACAGGCCAGTCTGGATGACCTCCAGCAACTCAGGGATAACACAGGCCCCAGGAGGGACCTCCTGGTCCAGCTGCCCCACCCAGCTGCCCTCATCAGCTCCAAGTCTCTCTCTGAGCCCTTGCTGAACTCCTCAGACCCactgctttcctcctcttcccaccctGATTCCCCATCGTCTTCATCTCCGCCATCCACCCAGGACGCCTCACCCACTGGTGACGTGGCTGCAGGATCCCCCTTGATGCCAGAGGTGGGCTCCCCACAAGACCCTGGGAAGtccctgccacccccacccccactgggcctgcccccaccccaggagtTTGGCCGAGGGAACCCATTCATGCTCTTCCTGTGCCTCGCCATCCTGCTGGAGCACCGTGACCACATCATGCGCAACGGGCTGGATTACAATGAGCTGGCCATGCACTTTGACCGCCTCGTGCGAAAACACCAC
- the EBP gene encoding 3-beta-hydroxysteroid-Delta(8),Delta(7)-isomerase, which produces MTTGASPVHPYWPRHLRLDNFVPNDCPTWHLLAGLFSISGVLVVTTWLLSGHASVIPLGTWRRLSLCWFSVCGFIHLVIEGWFSLYHEELLGDQAILSQLWKEYAKGDSRYILNDSFTICMETITACLWGPLSLWVVIAFLRQQPLRFVLQLVVSVGQIYGDVLYFLTEHREGFQHGELGHPLYFWFYFVFLNALWLLLPGILVLDSIKQLARAQSTLDAKATKAKSKQN; this is translated from the exons ATGACCACCGGTGCCAGCCCCGTGCACCCATACTGGCCCCGGCACCTGAGGCTGGACAACTTTGTGCCTAATGACTGCCCCACCTGGCATCTCCTGGCTGGCCTCTTCTCCATCTctggggtcttagttgtgaccaCATGGCTGTTGTCAGGTCATGCTTCGGTCATCCCACTGGGGACTTGGCGGAGACTGTCCCTGTGCTGGTTTTCAGTGTGTGGGTTCATTCACTTGGTGATTGAGGGCTGGTTCAGCCTCTACCACGAGGAGCTTCTCGGAGACCAAGCCATCTTGTCTCAACTCT GGAAAGAGTATGCCAAGGGAGACAGCCGATACATCCT GAATGATAGCTTCACGATATGCATGGAGACCATCACAGCTTGCTTGTGGGGACCACTCAGCCTATGGGTGGTGATCGCCTTTCTCCGCCAGCAGCCCCTCCGCTTTGTCCTACAGCTTGTGGTCTCTGTGG GTCAGATATACGGGGATGTGCTATATTTCCTGACAGAGCACCGTGAGGGATTCCAGCATGGGGAGCTGGGCCACCCGCTCTACTTCTGGTTTTACTTTGTCTTCTTGAACgccctgtggctgctgctgcccgGAATCCTCGTGCTTGATTCTATAAAGCAACTTGCTCGTGCCCAGAGCACGCTGGACGCCAAAGCCACAAAAGCCAAGAGCAAGCAGAACTAA